A window of Sagittula sp. P11 genomic DNA:
ACCCGGGGCTGAGCGACAACGCCGGAGCCCTGTCCGTATGCGCGATGTATTCGGAGTGACGGCAGGGGCGGCCTGAAACCCCGCCCTACAACCCGCCCTACAAGGTGCCGGACGTCCGGTGCGACGATCCGGGGGTGGAGGGGGCGCTGCCCCCGCCCCTGCGGGGCCCCCCGAGGTATTTTTCGCCAAGATGAAGGGGGGCTCAGTCCGCCTTTGGCAGCCGTGGCGCGGCGCGGTCGAGCGTGAGATCCGCGTCGGAGAAACGGAAGGGCGAGCGGACCCCCGGGATGCCTTCGGGCGCGATCTGCAGGCCACGGGCCCTGACCTGCGGGTCGGCAAAGACCTCTGCCATGTCGTTGATCGGGCCGGCGGGGATGCCTTCGGCCTCGCAGGCAGCCAGCAGGTCGTCCTTCGCCAGTTGCCGGGTGCCGGTTTCCAGCGCCTCCGTCAGTTGCGCGCGATGCGCGATGCGGGCGGCGTTGGAGATGTATTCAGGCTGTGTACCCAGTTCTTCCATGCCGAGCACGCGGGCCAGCCGCCGGAACTGCGCATCGTTGCCGGTGGCGATGATGATGTGCCCGTCCCTGCATTCGAAGACCTGATAGGGTGTGAGGTTGGGGTGATAGTTGCCGGTGCGTTCCGGCGGCGTGCCGGTGGAGAGGTAGTTGAGCGCCTGATTGGCCATGGCGGCCACGGCGCAGTCCAGCAGGGCCATGTCGATGTGCTGGCCGCGCCCGGTACGGTCGCGCTGGTGGACCGCGGCGAGGATGGCGGAGACGCTGTAGAGCCCGGTGAAGAGGTCGGTGATCGCCACGCCCGCGCGCTGCGGTTCGCCGTCCGGGGCGCCGGTGATCGACATGAAGCCCGACATGCCCTGGATGATGTAGTCGTAGCCCGCGCGGTGCGCATAGGGGCCGTCCTGCCCGAAGCCGGTGATCGAACAGTAGACGAGGCGCGGGTTGAGTTCGGCCAGCGAGGGATAGTCGAGGCCGTATTTCGCCAGCCCGCCGACCTTGAAGTTCTCGATCAGGATGTCGGCATCCGCCACGAGGTCGCGGACCTGCGCCTGCCCTTCGGGCGTGGTCAGGTCCACGGCGACCGAGGTCTTGCCCCGGTTGCACGAGTGGAAATAGGCGGCGGTGTGATCGTCGTCGCGGTCGATGAAGGGCGGGCCCCAGCGGCGCGTGTCGTCGCCTGCGGCGGCCTCGACCTTGATGACCTCGGCGCCCATGTCGGCCAGCGTCTGGCCGGCGAAGGGGCCGGCCAGGATGCGGGCCAGCTCGACGACCCTGAGGCCTTCGAGCGGGCCGCGCGGGGCGGAGGTCATTCGCCGAGCTTCTCGTCGAGAATCTTGGAGAAGTCCTGGTAGCTCATGTTCGAGTACTTCTGGCCGTCGATCATGAAGGTCGGGGTGGAATCGACGCCGTCACGCTTGGCGTTCTCTTGGAACCAGACCAGCAGGGTGCGCAGCTTGTCGCCGTCGGCGAGGCAGGCGTCGAGCTGTTCGTTGTCGAGCCCGGCGATGCGGCCGATCTTGCGCAGCTCGTCCGCCACACCGGCGTCGTTGCCGTCACGCGCGGGGGCGAGGATGGTGTCCTGGCCCTTGTAGATCAGGTCGGTGATGCCGAAGAACTTCTCGGGGCCGCCGCAGCGCGCGATCATCGAGCCCCACATGCCGTACTTGTCGAAGTAGACCTCGCGGTAGACGAACTTCACCTTGCCGGTGTCGACGTAGTTCTTCTTCAGCTCGGGGATCAGCGTCTTTGCCGCATTGGCGCAGTGCGGGCATGTATACGACGCGTATTCGATCACCTCGATCGGTGCGTCGGGGTCGCCCATGACCATCTCGGTGATGGTGGAGGTGTCGACCTCTGCCGTGCTTTCCTGCGCGTTGGCCGCGCCCGGAAGCGCGATGTTCGCGCCCGTGCCCTGCCCGCCTTGCGTGATGTACCACGCGCCGCCTGCTGCCAGTCCCAGCGCCACGAGGGCGCCCGAAAGGATCCTGTTCATCTGTCTTGCCTCTCTTGAGTTCAGTCCGCAGAGCGGGGCTCGCGCCGCCCTGCCTTCGATATGACGTTTGTCCCCAGTCGTTCAAGCGCTGCGCGCAGGCCCTCGTCGGTCACGGCCTGCGCCGCCTGCCGGGCCTCTGCCACCGCCTGGGGATCGGGGGTACGGTCGTTTTCCGCGGGTTTGCGGTGCCGGAAGTCCGCCTGCCCCTCGGCAAAGCCGGTGGGCGCGGTCTGGGTCAGGATGACATGGCGGATCGCCGGGTAGCCGTAGACGGCGTTGATCCGGTCGAGGATCTCGCGCTTGCGCATCTCGAGCATCGGGGCAAAGGCGCCGCGGGTCAGGATGACCAGCTTGGCGCCCTGCGAATCGTTGGTCGTGCCGTCATAGCGGACACGGCCGTAGCGCACCTCGACCGGGCGGCACATGCCGGCCAGCTCGGCGCCGACGATTTCCTCCCAGTGGGTGAGGATGCGGGACTTGGCAAAACCGCGCGTCTCCGAGGCCTTGCGGATCTGGCCCGACAGCAGCTTCTCGGTCCGGGCGAACCCGTATGTGGTCGACTTGCGTTGCGCCATGATTGACTCCCCGTACGGGAGGCTATTCTAAGGCCACGGCCCCCGGGCGCCAGCCCCGAAGTTCATGAGGTATTCACCCTTGCGTGACCCCGCCGATGCCGCAGACCTGCTGCAATGGTACGACCGCCATGCCCGCGACCTGCCGTGGCGTGTGGGACCGCGTGCGCGGGCGGCAGGCGTCAGGCCCGATCCTTACCGGATCTGGCTGTCGGAGATCATGCTCCAGCAGACGACCGTGGCGGCGGTGAAGGATTATTTCCGTGTCTTCACGGAGCGTTGGCCGACGGTCGAAGCGCTGGCCGCCGCGCCGGACGCGGAGGTGATGGCGGCCTGGGCGGGGCTGGGATACTACGCCCGCGCCCGCAACCTGCTGAAATGCGCACGTGTGGTGACGGCGGATCACGGCGGGGTGTTCCCGGCGGATCACGACGTGCTGCTGACTCTGCCGGGGGTGGGCCCCTACACGGCGGCGGCGATCTCGGCCATCGCCTTCGACGCGCCCCGGGTGGTGGTCGACGGCAACGTGGAGCGGGTGATGGCCCGCCTGCATGACGAGCACACCCCCCTGCCCGCGGCCAAGCCGATCCTCACGGACCACGCGGCGGCGCTGACGCCGGACGCGCGGCCCGGGGACTATGCGCAGGCGGTGATGGACCTTGGCGCCACGATCTGCACGCCCAAGCGCCCGGCCTGCGGGCTCTGCCCCTGGCGGACCTCCTGCGCGGCCTGGGCCAACGGCACCGCGCTGGAGCTGCCGAAGAAGGCTCCGAAGAAACGCAAGCCGGTGCGGCAGGGGGTGGCCTACCTCGCCCGGCGCGTGGACGGCGCGTGGCTTCTGGAGACGCGGCCCGACAAGGGTCTGCTGGGCGGGATGCTGGGCTGGCCCGGGACCGACTGGCTGGACGTGGAGGGCCCCGCCCCGGAGGAGGACCCGCCGATTCGCGCCGAATGGAAGACGGTCGGCGGCGAGGCGCGGCACACCTTCACCCATTTTCACCTGCGACTGGTGGTGAAGACCGCGCTGGTGCCCATGGACCGAAAGCCACACCGCGGGGATTTCATCGCGCTGCCGGATTTCAGCCCCAGTGATCTGCCAACGGTGATGCGGAAGGCCTTTGACCTCGCGCAAGGCAGGTGATGACCGCTTGGGTCAGGGTCGCGTCAGAGCTATAACCGACCCGAACACCGGAGCAGTCCCATGATCCCCGCCGCGCATGTCGCCCGCTTCACCGCCGCGCTTCCGTTCTTCCTGTCCTTCCTGCTGATCCCGCTGGTCTGGATCGGCGCGGTCAGGGGCGGGGCCTGGGTGCTGCTGACGCCGCTGGCCACCTGGTACCTGTTCTCGGCCATCGACATCCTGACCGGGCTGAACACGCAGAACGCCGACCTCGACACGACGGAGGACCAGCTGTTCTGGTACAAGCTCCTGACGCAGCTCTGGGTGCCGGTGCAGTTCCTGACGCTCTTCGGGCTGATCTGGTACGTCAGCCGCGCCGATCACCTGAACGGGTGGGAGATCTTCGGCGTGATGTTCGGCACGGGCGTGATGACGGGCACGGTGGGGATCGTCTACAGCCACGAACTGCTGCACCAGAGGAACCGGTTCGAGCGCTGGCTGGGCGACATCCTTCTGGCCATGGTGCTCTATTCGCATTTCCGCAGCGAGCACCTGCTGGTGCACCATCGCTATGTCGGCACCCCGCGCGACCCGGTGACCGCGCGCTACAACGAGGGGTTCCACCGGTTCTATCCGCGCGTGCTGCGGGAATCGCTGCAGTCGTCCTTCCGGGCGGAGCGCGACATGCTGGCCCGCAAGGGGCTGCCCTGGACCCACCGCAGCAACCCGTTCTGGCGCTACTGGGCGCTGCAGGCGGGCATGCTGCTGCTGGCTCTGGCGCTTGGCGGCTGGCTGGGCGCGGGGCTCTTCCTCGTGCAGGCCGGCGTCGCGATCTGGCAGCTCGAGGTGGTGAACTACGTCGAACATTACGGGCTGACCCGCAAGCACCTCGGCGACGGGCGCTACGAACACGTGCTGCCGCGCCATTCGTGGAACGCCTCGCACCGGGCGACGAACTGGCTGATGATCAACCTCCAGCGCCACTCCGACCACCATTACAGGCCCGACCGCCGCTTTCCGCTGCTCCAGACCTACGACGAGACCGAGGCGCCGCAGCTGCCCTACGGCTATCCGCTGATGGCCATGGCGGCGATGGTGCCGCCGGTGTGGAAACGCGTGATGAATCCGAAGGTCCGGGCCTGGCGGGCCCGCTATTACCCGGAGATCACCGACTGGTCCCCCTACAACAAGGCGCGCCATCCGATGCCGAGATAAAAGACCTTTCGGACGAAAGGTCTTTGGCGGCGAAGACTTTTCGTCCGAAAAGTCTTCCTGGCCCCGGCTGGAAGGTCGCACCCCGGCGGCTGCGGGGTGACAATGCCGCGCTGCGGCGGTATAGGGCGCGCGACATCATTTGCCTTTCAAGGACACGCCATGACGACGCTCGTATTCGGCCACAAGAGCCCCGACACCGATTCCACCGGCAGCCCGATCCTCTGGTCCTGGTACCTCAACGAGGTGAAGGGCGAGACCGCGAAGCCCGTCCTCCTGGGCGAGCCCAACACCGAAGCCGCCTTCATGCTGGAGCACTGGGGCCTCGCCAAGCCGGAGATCATCTCCTCGGTCGAGGCCGGCGCGCCGGTTGTCATCGTCGACACCAACAACCCGGCCGAGCTGCCGGCGGACATCAATGCCGCCGACATCCGTGCGATCATCGACCACCACAAGCTGGTCGGCGGGCTGGAAACCAAGGGTCCGATCGACATCACCGTGCGCCCGCTGGCCTGCACCGCGACGATCATGGTCGACATGATCGGCTCCGACATGGAGAAATGCCCGCGCGAGGTCCGCGGCGCCGCGCTGACCTGCATCCTCTCCGACACGCTGGAGTTCCGTTCGCCCACCACCACGCAGCACGACCGCGACGTGGCCGAGGGTCTGGCCCGTGACCTGGGCGTCGACCTGAGCGACTACGCGGCGAAGATGTTCGCGGCGAAGTCCGACGTCTCCGCCTTCTCCGACGCGGAGCTGATCCGGATGGACTCCAAGGAATACGAGGTCGACGGCACGAAGTTCCGCGTCTCCGTCCTTGAAACCACCGCGCCCGAGATCCCGCTGGGCCGCAAGGACAGCCTGATGGAGACCTTCAAGACCGTCGCGGCCGAGGACGGCGTGGACCAGGTCCTGCTGTTCGTCGTGGACATCCTGAAGGAAGAGGCCACCCTGCTGGTCCCGAACGACCTTGTGAAGGGCGTGGCAGAGAAGTCCTTCGGCGCGACCGTGTCCGGCGACACCGTGGTCCTGCCGGGCATCATGAGCCGCAAGAAGCAGATCATCCCGAACCTCAAGGTCTGAGGCGGGCGCGATCCTGCGCGTTGTTTTCCGGGCGCCCCTGCCGATGCGGGGGCGCCTTTTTCGTGCCGGGTCGGGGGCTCTGCCCCCGCTTCGCTCCCCCGAGGTAATTGGGCCAAGATGAACGGTCAGGGGCCGCGGAAGGGCAGCGGCTGGCCGAGGTCGATGCCATCGGGGCTGATCGCGCAGCCGAGGGCCAGGGTTTCCACGCCCGATGCGCCGGCCCGTGCGAAGGCTTCCGCGTAGGCCGGGTCGAGGTCGGGGGCGAGGGTGACGGTGCGGGCGTCGGTGCGCTGCACGAGGTAGAGCATCACCGCGCGGTGCCCCTGCCCCGCCATCGCGGCCAGTTCGCCCAGGTGTTTCGCACCGCGGGCGGTGCGGCTGTCGGGAAACTCCGCGAGGCCGGGCCGGCGCGAGAGGGTGACGGACTTGACCTCGACGTAGGTGTCGGGCCGCCCGGCGCCCGTCAGGAGGAAGTCGATGCGGCTGTTCTCGCCATACTTCACCTCGGGCCGGACGGTGTCGTAGCCGGCGAGTCCCGCGACCTCCCCCGCCGTGATGGCGTCCTTCAGCACGCGGTTGGCAGCGCCGGTGTCGACGCCGGTGAAGTGGCCGCCGCCGTGATCGACCAGCCGCCAGGCCCATTTCAGCTTCTTCTTCGGGTCGTCGTTGGGTTCCAGCCAGATCCGCTGGCCCGGATCGGCGAGGCCCAGCATCGATCCGGGGTTGGCGACATGAGCGGTCACCTGCGTTCCGTCGTCCAGCGTGCAGTCCGCCAGGAACCGCTTGTAGCGGCGTTCGAGGGTTGCAGGCACCAGATGTGTTTGAAAGCGCATGGAGCGGGCCCTATACGTTAACCACCCGGAGGCGCAAGGCGCCCGGGGCCAAGAGGAGGTGCCGCCCATGCCCAATCCCACCGCCGCCATGCTGGTGATCGGGGACGAGATCCTGTCCGGCCGGACGCGCGACAGCAACATGCACCACCTCGCGCAGGAATTCACCCGGCACGGCATCGACCTGCGCGAGGTGCGCATGGTCTCCGACGACCGGGCGGCGATCGTGGCGGCGGTCAACGCGCTGCGCCAGGCCTTCGACCACGTGGTGACATCCGGCGGGATCGGGCCGACGCATGACGACATCACCGCGCCCTGCGTGGCCGAGGCCTTCGGCGTGCCGATCTCGGTCAGGGAGGACGCGCGCGCGATCCTGCAGGCGCATTACGACCGCTCCGGCACCGAGATGAACGAGGCGCGGCTCCGGATGGCGCGCATCCCCGACGGCGCCACGCTGATCGACAACCCGATCTCCGCCGCCCCTGGGTTCAGCCTCGGCAACGTGCATGTCATGGCGGGTGTCCCGCAGATCTTCGAGGCGATGGTGGCGAGCCTGCTGTCGACGCTGGTGGGTGGTGCGCCGCTCCTGTCGCAGACCCTGCGCGTGCAGCGCGGCGAGGGCATGGTGGCGGAACCGCTGGGCGCATTGGCCGAGGAGTTCTCGGACCTGCAGTTCGGGTCCTACCCGTTCCAGAAGGACGGCATCTTCGGGACCAACGTGGTGGTGCGCGGCACCGATGCCGGGCGTCTCGACGCCGCGATGACGCGGCTCAACGCCCTCTTCGGCGACTGAAGGACGAAGATGATCCACCTCAAACCCGATCTCTCGCGGCTGTTCTCGGTCCTCGACACCACATGGCCCGCCGCGGCGCGGGTGGAGACCGGCCCCTGGACCCTGCGCGAGGGGCGTGGCGGCGGCAAGCGGGTGTCGGCGGCCACGGCGCGCGGGGCCTGGCGGGTGGACGACCTGACCGCCGCCGAGACGGCGATGCGGCTGATGGGGCAGCCCGCGCTCTTCATGATCCGCCCGGGGGACGAGACACTCGACATCGCGCTCGAGGCGCAGGGTTACGACCGGGTCGATCCGACGAACCTGTGGCTTGCGCCGATCGACCACCTGACCGACCTGAAGCTGCCGCGCGTCTCGGCCTTTGCCATCTGGGAGCCGCTGGCGATCATGAACGAGATCTGGGAGGACGGCGGCATCGGCGAGGCGCGGCGGCGGGTGATGGACCGCGCGCCCGAGCCCAAGACCGGCCTCTTCGGGCGGGTGTCCGACCGGCCCGCCGGCGCGGGCTACTGCGCGATCCACGAAGGCGTCGCCATGGTGCACGCGCTGCACATCCTGTCGGAACACCGCGGCAAGGCGCTGGGGGGCTGGATGATGCGCTGTGCCGCGCTCTGGGCCGCCCGGAAGGGCGCGCGCTGGATGGCCTGCGCCGCCACCGCCGAAAACGCGGCGGCCAGCGCGCTTTATGCGTCGTTGCACATGGAGGTCGCCGGGCAGTACCATTACCGGATGTACCAAAGCGAAGGCGAAGACGCGTGACCGACACCAGACCCACGGCCCTGAACCTGCCCATGGTGGACCCTCTGCCGGAGGCAACGCAGAAATACTTCGACGTCTGCCAGGAGAAGCTCGGCATGGTGCCGAACGTGCTGAAGGCCTATGCCTTCGACATCGACAAGCTCAACGCCTTCACCGCCATGTACAACGACCTGATGCTGGCGGACTCCGGCCTGACCAAGCTGGAGCGCGAGATGATCGCGGTCGTCGTGTCCTCGGTCAACAAGTGCTTCTACTGCCTGACCGCCCATGGCGCCGCCGTCCGCGCGCTGTCGGGCGATCCGAAGCTGGGCGAGATGCTGGTGATGAACTGGCGCGTGGCCGACCTGTCGGAGCGCCAGCACGCCATGCTCTGGTTCGCCGAGAAGATGACCAAGGCCAGCGCCGAGATCGGCGAATACGACCGCGAGGCGCTGCGCGATGCGGGCTTCAGCGACCGCGACATCTGGGACATCGCCAATGTGACCGGCTTCTTCAACATGACCAACCGCGTCGCCTCTGCCACGGACATGCGCCCGAACGATGACTATCACGCGCAGGCGCGCTGATACCCGGCGGGGGCTGGCCGCGGCTGCGGCGCTGGTCCTGCTTGGCGGTCCCGCGTCGGCGCTGGACCTGCCGCTGCCGGGCTCGGCAGAGCAGACCTTCCGCACCGTGCAGGACCCCGGGGTCTACGCCCTGCCCACCGGACCGTGGGCGGAGGACGCGCTGCCCACCCGGCGGGTCGAGGGGCGGGTCGAGGTCGAATCGTGGCGGGTGGCCAATTCCGGGCTGACCACGTTCCAGTTGCTGAAACCGCTGCGCGACGCGCTGGTGGCCGAAGGGTTCGAGATCCTGCTCGACTGCGCGGCGCTGGTCTGCGGCGGTTTCGACTTCCGGTTCGCGACGCTGGTGGTGCCCGCGCCGGAGATGTTCGTCAGCCTCGACAACTTCCAGTTCCTCTCCGCCACCGGGCCCGAGGGCGGCGCGGTCTCGGTGCTGGCCAGCCGCGGCGCGTCGGACGGCTATGTGCAGGTGATCCGCGCCGGGCAGGGCGTGCAGGCAGAGATTACCCGCGACGCCCCTGCCCCGGTGCAGACGCCCGGCCCCGCTGCCGACCCGGGCGACATTCCCGCCGCGCTGGAGCGGGACGGCCACGTGACGCTGTCGGACCTCGTGTTCCGGTCAGGGTCGACCGACCTCGGCGGCGACGACATCGCCTCGCTCGACGCGCTGGCGCAGTACCTTGCCGACAATCCCACCCGGCGCATCCTGTTTGTCGGTCACACCGATGCGACCGGCTCGCTCGAGGCCAACCAGGGCGTCTCGCTGCGCCGGGCGCAGGCGGCCGTGGCATACCTGCGCAACCGTCACGACACCGACGCCACGCAGATCGGGGCGGAGGGCGCGGGCTACCTCGCCCCGGTGGCCAGCAACCTCACCCCCGAGGGGCGGGAGGCCAACCGCCGCGTCGAGGCGGTGCTGATCTCGACCGAATGACTACCTGAGCCAGCCGGTGCCCACCGCCCGCACCCAGGTCTGGCGCCCGTGCGCGCGGGCCATGCCGACCATGCGGCTGGCGTCGTAGGGCACGTGATGGTGGCTGCTGGCCCAACCCGCCCGCGTCCGCTGGACCGTGGCATAACAGGCCTCGGGCGTTCCGGCCTCGATCACATGGGGCACCGGGGCATCGTCGTCGTAGCCGGGGCAGCCGACGCTGCCGGGGTTCAGGATCGTGCGCCCGTCCGGCAGGGTGACACGGCGCGGGATATGAGTGTGCGCGCAAAGGCAGAGCGGCGCATCCACCGTCGCCAGCGCCGCGAT
This region includes:
- a CDS encoding CaiB/BaiF CoA-transferase family protein — protein: MTSAPRGPLEGLRVVELARILAGPFAGQTLADMGAEVIKVEAAAGDDTRRWGPPFIDRDDDHTAAYFHSCNRGKTSVAVDLTTPEGQAQVRDLVADADILIENFKVGGLAKYGLDYPSLAELNPRLVYCSITGFGQDGPYAHRAGYDYIIQGMSGFMSITGAPDGEPQRAGVAITDLFTGLYSVSAILAAVHQRDRTGRGQHIDMALLDCAVAAMANQALNYLSTGTPPERTGNYHPNLTPYQVFECRDGHIIIATGNDAQFRRLARVLGMEELGTQPEYISNAARIAHRAQLTEALETGTRQLAKDDLLAACEAEGIPAGPINDMAEVFADPQVRARGLQIAPEGIPGVRSPFRFSDADLTLDRAAPRLPKAD
- a CDS encoding DsbA family protein, coding for MNRILSGALVALGLAAGGAWYITQGGQGTGANIALPGAANAQESTAEVDTSTITEMVMGDPDAPIEVIEYASYTCPHCANAAKTLIPELKKNYVDTGKVKFVYREVYFDKYGMWGSMIARCGGPEKFFGITDLIYKGQDTILAPARDGNDAGVADELRKIGRIAGLDNEQLDACLADGDKLRTLLVWFQENAKRDGVDSTPTFMIDGQKYSNMSYQDFSKILDEKLGE
- a CDS encoding DUF721 domain-containing protein, coding for MAQRKSTTYGFARTEKLLSGQIRKASETRGFAKSRILTHWEEIVGAELAGMCRPVEVRYGRVRYDGTTNDSQGAKLVILTRGAFAPMLEMRKREILDRINAVYGYPAIRHVILTQTAPTGFAEGQADFRHRKPAENDRTPDPQAVAEARQAAQAVTDEGLRAALERLGTNVISKAGRREPRSAD
- the mutY gene encoding A/G-specific adenine glycosylase, translating into MRDPADAADLLQWYDRHARDLPWRVGPRARAAGVRPDPYRIWLSEIMLQQTTVAAVKDYFRVFTERWPTVEALAAAPDAEVMAAWAGLGYYARARNLLKCARVVTADHGGVFPADHDVLLTLPGVGPYTAAAISAIAFDAPRVVVDGNVERVMARLHDEHTPLPAAKPILTDHAAALTPDARPGDYAQAVMDLGATICTPKRPACGLCPWRTSCAAWANGTALELPKKAPKKRKPVRQGVAYLARRVDGAWLLETRPDKGLLGGMLGWPGTDWLDVEGPAPEEDPPIRAEWKTVGGEARHTFTHFHLRLVVKTALVPMDRKPHRGDFIALPDFSPSDLPTVMRKAFDLAQGR
- a CDS encoding alkane 1-monooxygenase, yielding MIPAAHVARFTAALPFFLSFLLIPLVWIGAVRGGAWVLLTPLATWYLFSAIDILTGLNTQNADLDTTEDQLFWYKLLTQLWVPVQFLTLFGLIWYVSRADHLNGWEIFGVMFGTGVMTGTVGIVYSHELLHQRNRFERWLGDILLAMVLYSHFRSEHLLVHHRYVGTPRDPVTARYNEGFHRFYPRVLRESLQSSFRAERDMLARKGLPWTHRSNPFWRYWALQAGMLLLALALGGWLGAGLFLVQAGVAIWQLEVVNYVEHYGLTRKHLGDGRYEHVLPRHSWNASHRATNWLMINLQRHSDHHYRPDRRFPLLQTYDETEAPQLPYGYPLMAMAAMVPPVWKRVMNPKVRAWRARYYPEITDWSPYNKARHPMPR
- a CDS encoding manganese-dependent inorganic pyrophosphatase produces the protein MTTLVFGHKSPDTDSTGSPILWSWYLNEVKGETAKPVLLGEPNTEAAFMLEHWGLAKPEIISSVEAGAPVVIVDTNNPAELPADINAADIRAIIDHHKLVGGLETKGPIDITVRPLACTATIMVDMIGSDMEKCPREVRGAALTCILSDTLEFRSPTTTQHDRDVAEGLARDLGVDLSDYAAKMFAAKSDVSAFSDAELIRMDSKEYEVDGTKFRVSVLETTAPEIPLGRKDSLMETFKTVAAEDGVDQVLLFVVDILKEEATLLVPNDLVKGVAEKSFGATVSGDTVVLPGIMSRKKQIIPNLKV
- the sfsA gene encoding DNA/RNA nuclease SfsA, which translates into the protein MRFQTHLVPATLERRYKRFLADCTLDDGTQVTAHVANPGSMLGLADPGQRIWLEPNDDPKKKLKWAWRLVDHGGGHFTGVDTGAANRVLKDAITAGEVAGLAGYDTVRPEVKYGENSRIDFLLTGAGRPDTYVEVKSVTLSRRPGLAEFPDSRTARGAKHLGELAAMAGQGHRAVMLYLVQRTDARTVTLAPDLDPAYAEAFARAGASGVETLALGCAISPDGIDLGQPLPFRGP
- a CDS encoding molybdopterin-binding protein; translation: MPNPTAAMLVIGDEILSGRTRDSNMHHLAQEFTRHGIDLREVRMVSDDRAAIVAAVNALRQAFDHVVTSGGIGPTHDDITAPCVAEAFGVPISVREDARAILQAHYDRSGTEMNEARLRMARIPDGATLIDNPISAAPGFSLGNVHVMAGVPQIFEAMVASLLSTLVGGAPLLSQTLRVQRGEGMVAEPLGALAEEFSDLQFGSYPFQKDGIFGTNVVVRGTDAGRLDAAMTRLNALFGD
- a CDS encoding GNAT family N-acetyltransferase, with amino-acid sequence MIHLKPDLSRLFSVLDTTWPAAARVETGPWTLREGRGGGKRVSAATARGAWRVDDLTAAETAMRLMGQPALFMIRPGDETLDIALEAQGYDRVDPTNLWLAPIDHLTDLKLPRVSAFAIWEPLAIMNEIWEDGGIGEARRRVMDRAPEPKTGLFGRVSDRPAGAGYCAIHEGVAMVHALHILSEHRGKALGGWMMRCAALWAARKGARWMACAATAENAAASALYASLHMEVAGQYHYRMYQSEGEDA
- a CDS encoding peroxidase-related enzyme (This protein belongs to a clade of uncharacterized proteins related to peroxidases such as the alkylhydroperoxidase AhpD.), translated to MTDTRPTALNLPMVDPLPEATQKYFDVCQEKLGMVPNVLKAYAFDIDKLNAFTAMYNDLMLADSGLTKLEREMIAVVVSSVNKCFYCLTAHGAAVRALSGDPKLGEMLVMNWRVADLSERQHAMLWFAEKMTKASAEIGEYDREALRDAGFSDRDIWDIANVTGFFNMTNRVASATDMRPNDDYHAQAR
- a CDS encoding OmpA family protein yields the protein MTITRRRADTRRGLAAAAALVLLGGPASALDLPLPGSAEQTFRTVQDPGVYALPTGPWAEDALPTRRVEGRVEVESWRVANSGLTTFQLLKPLRDALVAEGFEILLDCAALVCGGFDFRFATLVVPAPEMFVSLDNFQFLSATGPEGGAVSVLASRGASDGYVQVIRAGQGVQAEITRDAPAPVQTPGPAADPGDIPAALERDGHVTLSDLVFRSGSTDLGGDDIASLDALAQYLADNPTRRILFVGHTDATGSLEANQGVSLRRAQAAVAYLRNRHDTDATQIGAEGAGYLAPVASNLTPEGREANRRVEAVLISTE